The proteins below are encoded in one region of Halalkalicoccus jeotgali B3:
- the argH gene encoding argininosuccinate lyase gives MSGESGDVVRRERFSGGPARGFLSSMAADERIFEADLAVDRAHVVMLAEQGIVPEEEAGEILATLSEVEATGHDALPDGEDVHAAIETAVIDSIGPVGGKMHTARSRNDEVATCIRHRLREDLLEVLEATVAFREALVGAAEGQTETLLPGYTHLQPAQPTTVAHWLLSYEGAVARDTERLLDAYSRTNRCPLGAAAFAGTPFDIDRERTAELLGFESVLENSMDASSTRDFLLETVSALATLSTTLSGMAEDLILFSNKGYVELSDEYSSTSSIMPQKKNPDTLELVRATAGDASSGLNGLLTTLKGLPRAYNRDLQRATPHAWETVDAVREATDVAAGAVATAEWNEHQLEAAAGEGFSTATGVADALAMAGLPFRTAHELVALASEDASDYAALDAASEAVLGDPLAEYVPREAVEAALDPEASVASRDSQGGPAPEAVEETLAAAWDGIGADERAVDDLAEALGAAATALDEEVRSYE, from the coding sequence ATGAGCGGGGAGTCCGGGGACGTGGTGCGCCGCGAGCGGTTCAGTGGTGGGCCCGCTCGCGGATTCCTCTCCTCGATGGCGGCCGACGAACGGATCTTCGAAGCCGACCTCGCGGTGGATCGCGCACACGTCGTGATGCTCGCAGAACAGGGGATCGTTCCCGAGGAGGAGGCCGGCGAGATCCTCGCGACGCTTTCGGAGGTGGAGGCCACGGGCCACGACGCGCTGCCCGACGGCGAGGACGTCCACGCCGCCATCGAGACGGCGGTGATCGACTCCATCGGACCGGTCGGCGGGAAGATGCACACCGCCCGCTCGCGCAACGACGAGGTCGCGACCTGCATCCGCCACCGACTGCGCGAGGACCTCCTGGAGGTCCTGGAAGCGACGGTTGCCTTCCGCGAGGCACTCGTCGGGGCCGCCGAGGGGCAGACTGAAACGCTGTTGCCCGGCTACACCCACCTCCAGCCGGCCCAGCCGACCACCGTGGCTCACTGGCTGCTCTCGTACGAGGGAGCGGTGGCGCGCGACACCGAACGCCTGCTCGACGCTTATAGCAGAACGAACCGCTGCCCGCTGGGGGCGGCGGCCTTCGCGGGCACGCCCTTCGATATCGACCGCGAGCGAACCGCGGAGCTGCTGGGCTTCGAGTCCGTGCTCGAAAACTCGATGGACGCCTCCTCGACGCGGGACTTCCTGCTCGAAACGGTGAGCGCGCTCGCGACGCTGTCGACGACGCTCTCCGGAATGGCCGAAGACCTGATCCTCTTTTCGAACAAGGGCTATGTCGAACTCTCGGACGAGTACTCCTCGACGTCCTCGATCATGCCCCAGAAGAAGAACCCCGATACCCTGGAGCTGGTTCGCGCCACGGCGGGCGACGCCTCTTCGGGGCTGAACGGCCTCCTGACGACGCTCAAAGGACTGCCGAGAGCGTACAACCGTGACCTCCAGCGCGCGACGCCCCACGCCTGGGAGACGGTCGACGCCGTGCGCGAGGCGACAGACGTCGCGGCCGGCGCGGTCGCGACCGCCGAGTGGAACGAACACCAGTTGGAGGCGGCCGCAGGCGAGGGGTTCTCGACCGCGACGGGCGTCGCGGACGCGCTCGCGATGGCCGGGTTGCCCTTCCGGACTGCTCACGAACTGGTAGCGCTCGCTTCGGAGGACGCCAGCGACTACGCGGCGCTCGATGCGGCGAGCGAGGCAGTCCTCGGCGATCCCCTCGCCGAGTACGTCCCCCGCGAGGCGGTCGAGGCGGCGCTCGACCCCGAAGCGAGCGTCGCGAGCCGGGACTCGCAAGGCGGGCCCGCACCCGAGGCGGTCGAGGAGACGCTGGCGGCGGCCTGGGACGGGATCGGCGCCGACGAGCGAGCAGTCGACGACCTCGCCGAGGCGCTCGGGGCCGCCGCCACGGCACTAGACGAGGAGGTGCGTTCGTATGAGTGA
- a CDS encoding argininosuccinate synthase, which yields MERVALAFSGGLDTTVCVPLLEEEYGYDEVIGVTVDVGQPEEEFEEAEETAEALGLENHIVDAKSEFAETCFDGVKANATYQGYPLGTALARPVIAQAILEVAEEQDCSALAHGCTGKGNDQLRFEAVWRGSDMEVIAPVRELGLTREWEIEYADEKDLPVEAGNDGVWSIDTNLWSRSVEGGQLEEPSYVPPEEIYDWTAEPTDETEQIEIEFDEGVPVAVDGEAMDGVELIEHLNELAGAHGVGRTDLMEDRMLGLKVRENYEHPAASVLLNAHRALEDLVLTKGERSFKVGVDHEWSEKAYEGLLFAPLVEALNGFIDETQTKVTGTVTIKLEGGKARPVGRDSEFAVYSASAASFNTETVDGIAQEDATGVAKYHGLQERLANAVEADVGERTPAVTDGGDASEGEQ from the coding sequence ATGGAACGTGTGGCACTCGCGTTTTCGGGTGGACTGGATACGACCGTCTGTGTACCGCTACTGGAAGAGGAGTACGGCTACGACGAAGTGATCGGGGTGACCGTCGACGTCGGCCAACCCGAAGAGGAGTTCGAGGAGGCCGAAGAGACCGCCGAGGCACTGGGGCTCGAGAACCACATCGTCGACGCCAAATCCGAGTTCGCGGAGACCTGCTTCGACGGCGTGAAAGCGAACGCGACCTATCAGGGCTATCCCCTCGGGACCGCGCTTGCCCGCCCGGTGATCGCACAAGCGATTCTGGAAGTCGCAGAGGAGCAGGACTGCTCGGCGCTGGCCCACGGCTGTACGGGCAAGGGCAACGACCAATTGCGCTTCGAGGCGGTCTGGCGCGGCTCGGACATGGAGGTCATCGCGCCCGTGCGCGAACTCGGGCTCACTCGGGAATGGGAGATCGAGTACGCCGACGAGAAGGACCTCCCCGTCGAGGCAGGGAATGACGGCGTCTGGTCGATCGACACGAACCTCTGGAGTCGCTCGGTCGAGGGCGGTCAGTTGGAAGAGCCGAGCTACGTACCCCCCGAAGAGATCTACGACTGGACCGCCGAGCCAACCGATGAAACCGAGCAGATCGAGATCGAGTTCGACGAAGGGGTTCCCGTCGCGGTCGACGGCGAGGCGATGGACGGCGTCGAGTTGATCGAGCACCTGAACGAACTCGCGGGCGCCCACGGCGTCGGCCGGACCGACCTGATGGAGGACCGCATGCTCGGGCTCAAAGTCCGCGAGAACTACGAGCACCCCGCGGCGAGCGTGTTGCTCAACGCCCACCGGGCGCTCGAGGACCTCGTCCTGACGAAGGGCGAGCGGTCGTTCAAGGTCGGCGTCGACCACGAGTGGTCCGAGAAGGCCTACGAGGGGCTGCTGTTCGCACCACTCGTGGAGGCGCTGAACGGCTTCATCGACGAGACCCAGACAAAGGTGACGGGCACGGTGACGATCAAGCTCGAGGGCGGAAAAGCCCGTCCCGTAGGCAGGGACAGCGAGTTCGCGGTCTACTCGGCGAGCGCGGCGTCGTTCAACACCGAGACCGTCGACGGGATCGCCCAGGAGGACGCCACCGGCGTCGCGAAGTATCACGGCCTGCAAGAGCGCCTCGCGAACGCCGTCGAGGCCGACGTCGGCGAGCGCACGCCCGCAGTGACCGACGGCGGGGACGCGAGCGAGGGTGAGCAGTAG
- a CDS encoding 2'-5' RNA ligase family protein, translated as MAISLNVPVPGQVKRLAGDLEPDLYRFERVRRTHTLGVKRFGERTPTEYARLAPQVRQTIAGTPPFEARITGIESFDAPTKGDSPVVYLAVESPLLGELNARLSETFGAIEGIDAEDYVPHITLARGGTETIRERLRERAIDPITWTVNELVLWDATHEEVATRFSLPV; from the coding sequence GTGGCGATCAGTCTGAACGTTCCCGTACCGGGGCAGGTAAAGCGACTCGCCGGCGATCTCGAACCCGACCTCTATCGCTTCGAGCGCGTCCGGCGAACCCACACCCTCGGGGTCAAGCGCTTCGGCGAGCGCACACCGACGGAGTACGCCCGTCTCGCCCCGCAGGTCCGCCAAACCATCGCTGGAACACCGCCGTTCGAGGCCCGTATTACGGGGATCGAGTCCTTCGACGCCCCAACCAAAGGCGACTCCCCGGTCGTCTACCTCGCGGTCGAAAGCCCCCTGCTGGGCGAGCTCAACGCACGCCTCTCGGAGACGTTCGGCGCGATCGAGGGGATCGACGCCGAGGACTACGTCCCGCATATCACCCTCGCGCGCGGTGGGACCGAAACAATACGCGAACGCCTCCGCGAGCGGGCGATAGACCCGATCACGTGGACGGTCAACGAACTCGTGTTGTGGGACGCGACTCACGAGGAGGTCGCCACCCGGTTTTCCCTACCCGTCTAA
- a CDS encoding ATP-dependent DNA helicase has translation MATTDSERFFPYDAPYENQREAIERIENGLARGQDVLFEGACGTGKTLSALVPALSHARETDKTVVITTNVHQQMRQFVEEARAITREEAIRAVVFKGKASMCHIDVSYEECQVLRDTTRDLADSEIDKAQLERKQEELLEESQAGDQGAAEARSAVMDELESVDEEVSDLEEEPTCEHYYNNLVENTDAFYQWLFSDVRTPEEVYEYAEREGLCGYELLKDGMEGVDLVVCNYHHLLDPMIREQFFRWLDRDPEDVICVFDEAHNIEDAARDHATRTLTENTVDSALDECEDADDPRSEDAFAVFAAFRRALVSTYEDSFGFGDRGKVDENWEDVAIANESGRDELTLAFLEEYTGQGIDRDLKSALEFGEELDEQYEEAYRNGQAQTRAECQTLQAAAFIEGWLDDGAALGQYPVLGVRRDEGTEEVYGRAELYTCIPREVAESLFSSVHASVLMSATLRPFDVLEDVLGLEEPIEIAYGLEFPEENRRTFAVETPALFASERENPDTQRTIARVIEDAIRMTPGNSLIFFPSYYEAERYYGLVETSAGPYLDRPGVGAEELRQEFTESDDAVLFTSLWGTLTEGVSFDGDDAHTVLVVGVPYPHLDERMDAVQDAYQSIYGDANPDAGWEYAVEIPTIRKTRQALGRVLRSPEEVGVRALIDKRYTQTAEREMGKYSVRGAFPPEERAELIDISPEKLQFSMLNFYGDHDAYEEAPEPRLDG, from the coding sequence GTGGCGACGACCGACTCCGAGCGGTTTTTCCCGTACGACGCCCCCTACGAGAACCAGCGCGAGGCGATCGAGCGGATCGAAAACGGTCTCGCTCGCGGCCAGGACGTGCTCTTCGAGGGTGCCTGTGGCACGGGAAAGACCCTCTCGGCGCTCGTACCCGCGCTCTCACACGCCCGCGAGACCGACAAGACGGTGGTGATCACGACGAACGTCCACCAGCAGATGCGCCAGTTCGTCGAGGAGGCCCGCGCGATCACGCGAGAGGAGGCGATCCGCGCGGTCGTCTTCAAGGGGAAGGCCTCGATGTGCCATATCGACGTGAGCTACGAGGAGTGTCAGGTGCTTCGCGATACGACCCGCGACCTGGCCGACTCCGAGATCGATAAGGCCCAGCTCGAACGCAAACAGGAGGAACTCTTAGAGGAGAGTCAGGCGGGCGATCAGGGGGCCGCCGAAGCCCGCAGCGCGGTGATGGACGAGCTCGAATCCGTCGACGAGGAGGTCTCGGACCTCGAAGAAGAGCCCACCTGCGAGCACTACTACAACAATCTCGTCGAGAACACCGACGCGTTCTACCAGTGGCTCTTCAGCGACGTGCGCACCCCCGAGGAGGTCTACGAGTACGCCGAACGCGAGGGCTTGTGTGGCTACGAACTGCTCAAAGACGGAATGGAGGGCGTCGACCTCGTGGTCTGTAACTACCACCACCTGCTCGATCCGATGATCAGAGAGCAGTTCTTCCGGTGGCTGGATCGCGACCCCGAGGACGTGATCTGCGTCTTCGACGAGGCCCACAACATCGAGGACGCTGCCCGGGACCACGCGACCCGGACGCTGACGGAGAACACCGTCGACAGCGCCCTCGACGAGTGTGAGGACGCAGACGACCCGCGAAGCGAGGACGCGTTCGCCGTGTTCGCGGCCTTTCGCCGGGCGCTCGTTTCGACCTACGAGGACTCGTTTGGCTTCGGCGACCGGGGAAAGGTCGACGAGAACTGGGAGGACGTCGCCATCGCCAACGAGTCGGGTCGCGACGAGCTCACGCTCGCCTTTCTGGAGGAGTACACGGGCCAAGGGATCGATCGGGACCTCAAGAGCGCACTGGAGTTCGGCGAGGAACTCGACGAGCAGTACGAGGAGGCCTATCGCAACGGGCAGGCTCAGACGCGAGCGGAGTGTCAGACCCTCCAGGCCGCCGCGTTCATCGAGGGCTGGCTCGACGACGGGGCCGCACTGGGTCAATACCCCGTCCTTGGGGTGCGCCGGGACGAGGGCACCGAGGAGGTGTACGGCCGGGCGGAGCTCTATACGTGTATCCCCCGCGAGGTCGCAGAGAGCCTCTTTTCGAGCGTCCACGCGAGCGTGCTGATGAGCGCGACGCTGCGTCCCTTCGACGTCCTGGAGGACGTACTGGGCCTCGAAGAGCCCATCGAGATAGCCTACGGCCTTGAATTCCCCGAGGAAAACCGGCGAACGTTCGCGGTCGAGACGCCCGCGCTCTTCGCGAGCGAGCGCGAGAACCCGGATACCCAGCGGACGATCGCGCGCGTGATCGAGGACGCGATCCGGATGACGCCGGGCAACTCCCTGATATTCTTCCCGAGCTACTACGAGGCCGAGCGCTACTACGGGCTCGTCGAGACGAGCGCGGGGCCGTATCTCGACCGGCCCGGCGTGGGTGCCGAAGAACTCAGACAGGAGTTCACCGAAAGCGACGATGCGGTCCTCTTTACCTCGCTGTGGGGCACGCTAACGGAAGGGGTGAGCTTCGACGGCGACGACGCCCACACCGTCCTCGTGGTCGGGGTTCCCTATCCTCATCTCGACGAGCGCATGGACGCGGTCCAAGACGCCTACCAATCGATCTACGGCGACGCGAACCCCGACGCAGGCTGGGAGTACGCCGTCGAGATCCCGACCATCAGGAAGACTCGACAGGCCCTCGGACGGGTGCTTCGCTCGCCAGAGGAGGTCGGGGTGCGCGCGCTCATCGACAAGCGCTATACGCAGACCGCAGAGCGCGAGATGGGCAAATACAGCGTTCGAGGGGCGTTCCCGCCCGAAGAGCGCGCCGAGCTGATCGACATCTCCCCGGAGAAACTCCAGTTCTCGATGCTGAACTTCTACGGCGATCACGATGCCTACGAGGAGGCACCCGAACCGCGGTTAGACGGGTAG
- a CDS encoding cation diffusion facilitator family transporter, protein MAGESVGVVLAALVANGAIAVLKFGGFLLTGSPAMLAETYHSVSDTGNQVFLLVGIYYGRQERDRSHPFGYGKAEFFYSFLVSVLLFGIAGWESAKGGYEALVHGEAHLTEGSVTLLGTTVPGIYVNYAVLLGAIVFETYALIKARAAMRAEIDERGWSGYREAFKKTSRTTVLTALTEDTVALAGLGIALAGIYLTRVTGNPVYDGTAALLIGLMLMGFALALAWENKRLLIGESLPKTDERGLREIVAGWNGVTEITGFRSVHFGPDYLLVAADVGFDPALDGEEIDERIGGIERALREADESVKSVYIEPQTA, encoded by the coding sequence ATGGCAGGTGAAAGCGTCGGCGTGGTGCTGGCTGCGTTGGTGGCCAACGGGGCGATCGCGGTACTGAAATTCGGCGGGTTCCTGCTGACCGGGAGCCCGGCGATGCTCGCCGAGACGTACCACTCCGTCTCGGATACGGGCAATCAGGTCTTCCTGCTGGTTGGGATCTACTACGGCCGACAGGAGCGCGATCGCTCGCATCCCTTCGGCTACGGCAAGGCGGAGTTCTTCTACAGCTTCCTCGTAAGCGTCCTGCTGTTCGGGATCGCGGGCTGGGAGAGCGCGAAGGGTGGCTACGAGGCACTCGTCCACGGCGAGGCACACCTGACCGAAGGCTCGGTCACCCTGCTGGGGACGACCGTTCCGGGGATCTACGTCAACTACGCTGTGTTGCTCGGCGCGATCGTCTTCGAGACCTACGCACTCATCAAGGCCCGCGCGGCGATGCGCGCGGAGATCGACGAGCGGGGTTGGAGCGGCTACCGCGAGGCGTTCAAAAAGACCAGCCGGACCACCGTGTTGACCGCGTTGACCGAGGACACGGTCGCGCTCGCCGGGCTCGGGATCGCGCTCGCGGGCATCTACCTCACCCGCGTCACCGGCAACCCCGTCTACGACGGGACGGCGGCGCTGTTGATCGGGCTGATGCTGATGGGCTTTGCCCTCGCGCTGGCCTGGGAGAACAAGCGCCTGCTGATCGGCGAGAGCCTCCCGAAGACCGACGAGCGGGGGCTACGGGAGATCGTCGCCGGTTGGAACGGCGTCACCGAGATCACCGGGTTCCGTAGCGTCCATTTCGGTCCGGACTACCTGCTCGTGGCCGCCGACGTCGGGTTCGACCCGGCCCTCGACGGCGAGGAGATCGACGAACGCATCGGCGGGATCGAACGGGCGCTGCGGGAGGCCGACGAGAGCGTCAAAAGCGTCTACATCGAACCCCAGACGGCCTGA
- a CDS encoding metallophosphoesterase has protein sequence MLAVVSDTHSTEAHALTGRTLAAVRDAERVIHAGDFTSVSALDAFHAEAPRLDAVHGNADESAVRDRLPAARTLEWEGLRIALTHRRDGGPTGLAMFGRERGADLVVSGHTHAPGVTRTDDLVLLNPGSHADPRGNRPAHAELEAIDNEVRGRLRRPDGTVLEEFSIRA, from the coding sequence ATGCTCGCGGTCGTCTCCGACACCCACAGTACCGAGGCCCACGCCCTGACCGGCCGGACGCTCGCGGCGGTCCGGGACGCAGAGCGCGTGATCCACGCCGGTGACTTCACGTCCGTCTCCGCGCTCGACGCGTTTCACGCGGAGGCTCCCCGCCTCGACGCGGTCCATGGCAACGCCGACGAGTCGGCGGTCCGGGACCGACTGCCGGCGGCCCGAACCCTCGAATGGGAGGGGCTGCGGATCGCGCTTACTCACCGCCGGGACGGCGGCCCCACGGGGCTGGCGATGTTCGGGCGCGAGCGCGGCGCGGACCTCGTGGTCTCCGGACACACCCACGCCCCGGGCGTTACGCGGACCGACGATCTCGTCCTGTTGAACCCGGGGAGCCATGCCGACCCTCGTGGTAATCGGCCGGCTCATGCGGAACTCGAAGCGATTGACAACGAGGTTCGCGGGCGGCTCCGTCGGCCCGACGGAACCGTCCTCGAGGAGTTCTCGATTCGGGCCTGA
- a CDS encoding DUF7859 family protein, producing the protein MFLQLDPVYLVFVGILVFFVGGAYLFVRKVLFGFRDGLESGRR; encoded by the coding sequence ATGTTCCTCCAGCTCGATCCCGTCTATCTCGTCTTCGTCGGGATACTGGTCTTCTTCGTCGGCGGGGCGTACCTGTTCGTCCGGAAGGTGCTTTTCGGCTTCCGAGACGGCTTGGAGAGCGGCCGGCGCTAG
- a CDS encoding threonine aldolase family protein, giving the protein MIDLRSDTVTRPDDRMREASANAEVGDDVYREDPTVNELEERAAEIVGTEAALYVPTGTMGNQIAVRTHTERGQEVLCERESHVVKWELGGMAQLSGLQVRTVEGDDRGVVSPERVRESYVAEDLHRPGTGLLTLENTHNSKGGAAIEVEKIRETAETAHGLDVPVHLDGARVFNAAAALGVEAREIVAPVDSVMFCLSKGLGAPVGSMLAGSQEFVDRARRNRKLLGGGMRQAGIIAAPGALALENRHRLTDDHENAHRLAAGLDGIEGLSVLEPETNIVLVDCEGTGHTAEEFLAAVESTGVLGVAFGEYVVRFCTHWDVDDGDVEEAISAVDRAL; this is encoded by the coding sequence ATGATCGATCTGCGAAGCGATACGGTGACGCGACCGGACGACCGGATGCGCGAAGCGAGTGCGAACGCCGAGGTCGGCGACGACGTGTATCGCGAGGACCCGACCGTAAACGAGCTAGAAGAGCGGGCGGCCGAGATCGTCGGCACGGAGGCGGCGCTGTACGTCCCCACGGGGACGATGGGCAACCAAATCGCGGTGCGGACCCACACCGAGCGCGGTCAGGAGGTGCTCTGTGAGCGCGAGAGCCACGTCGTCAAATGGGAGTTGGGCGGGATGGCTCAGCTCTCGGGCCTGCAGGTGCGCACCGTCGAGGGGGACGACCGCGGGGTCGTCTCGCCCGAACGGGTACGAGAAAGCTACGTCGCCGAGGACCTACATCGACCGGGGACGGGCCTGTTGACCCTCGAGAACACCCACAACAGCAAGGGCGGGGCGGCCATCGAGGTAGAGAAGATCCGCGAGACCGCAGAGACGGCCCACGGTCTCGACGTCCCGGTCCACCTGGACGGCGCGCGTGTGTTCAACGCCGCGGCGGCGCTCGGCGTCGAGGCACGCGAGATCGTCGCGCCGGTCGATTCGGTGATGTTCTGTCTCTCGAAGGGGTTGGGCGCGCCCGTCGGATCGATGCTTGCCGGCAGTCAGGAGTTCGTCGATCGTGCCCGCCGGAACCGCAAGCTGCTGGGTGGCGGGATGCGGCAAGCCGGAATCATCGCCGCGCCGGGAGCGCTCGCGCTCGAAAACCGCCATCGGCTCACCGACGATCACGAGAACGCCCACCGGCTCGCGGCCGGGCTCGACGGGATCGAGGGGCTCTCCGTCCTCGAGCCCGAGACGAACATCGTCCTGGTCGACTGCGAGGGGACCGGCCACACCGCCGAGGAGTTCCTCGCGGCGGTCGAGTCGACGGGCGTCCTCGGAGTGGCCTTCGGCGAGTACGTCGTCCGGTTCTGTACGCACTGGGACGTCGACGACGGGGACGTCGAGGAGGCGATTTCGGCCGTCGATCGGGCGCTCTAG
- a CDS encoding SLC13 family permease, producing the protein MTLVARLDALRSPLPAFALAAAIGAIALVAAPLAADAATMLAITLFCIVLWVLTPVPPAYTGVICIGLVGAAFSTELALVGFRSPATWLIGFGLLIGLATRESGLADWAGRWLVARAVPALWREDPRRSYGALLVALCLGTLAFALLVPSTLVRVLVLAPVLYETGRFFEDRDARIGLFLGPLFATFYGASGIYTAALPNVIISGIAESVGDLAIGWTEWATVLFPVMGLARTVLVAGVVFALYRPAADSGVEVPEDGPGSAGGRERRMALFLLAGALFWMTDFLHGLHPVFGAILVVVLAFLPTVGVVEFSRAGDPDYSILFFLGGVFAVGEGLSQTGFADLAAGALFETIPADGSLALVLAFVFGATILLNLLMEGLAVASVLTPVLVSYASGTGLPLTPVVMTEALALGTYFFPYQSAVLVAILAQDGVEAGDLIRVTVACSLATILLLLPIQFGLFSILY; encoded by the coding sequence ATGACACTCGTCGCCCGTCTCGACGCGCTTCGCTCACCGCTGCCCGCGTTCGCGCTCGCAGCGGCCATCGGAGCGATCGCGCTCGTCGCCGCGCCGCTGGCGGCCGACGCCGCGACGATGCTCGCGATCACGCTGTTCTGTATCGTCCTCTGGGTCCTCACGCCCGTCCCGCCGGCCTACACGGGCGTGATCTGTATCGGCCTCGTCGGGGCCGCCTTCTCGACGGAGCTGGCGCTCGTGGGCTTTCGTTCGCCCGCGACCTGGCTGATCGGGTTCGGGCTGTTGATCGGGCTTGCGACCCGCGAGAGCGGCCTCGCGGACTGGGCCGGCCGGTGGCTCGTCGCCCGCGCCGTCCCGGCCCTCTGGCGCGAGGATCCCCGCCGGTCTTACGGCGCGCTGCTCGTGGCGCTCTGTCTGGGCACGCTCGCCTTCGCGCTGTTGGTCCCCTCGACGCTCGTACGCGTGCTCGTGCTCGCGCCGGTGCTCTACGAGACCGGACGCTTCTTCGAGGACCGCGATGCTCGGATCGGGCTCTTTTTGGGACCGCTGTTCGCGACCTTCTACGGTGCCTCGGGGATCTACACCGCCGCGCTCCCGAACGTCATCATCTCCGGGATCGCGGAATCGGTCGGCGACCTCGCGATCGGGTGGACCGAGTGGGCGACGGTGCTCTTTCCGGTGATGGGACTTGCCCGGACGGTCCTCGTCGCGGGCGTCGTCTTCGCGCTGTATCGGCCCGCTGCCGACTCGGGCGTCGAGGTTCCCGAAGACGGGCCCGGGTCCGCGGGCGGGCGCGAGCGGCGGATGGCGCTGTTCTTGCTGGCGGGCGCGCTCTTTTGGATGACCGACTTCCTCCACGGCCTGCATCCGGTCTTCGGCGCGATCCTCGTCGTCGTGCTTGCCTTCCTTCCGACCGTGGGCGTCGTCGAGTTCTCGCGAGCCGGCGACCCCGACTACTCGATCCTCTTCTTTTTGGGCGGGGTCTTCGCCGTCGGCGAGGGCCTCTCGCAGACGGGGTTTGCGGACCTCGCGGCGGGGGCGCTGTTCGAGACCATCCCCGCCGACGGGTCGCTCGCACTCGTCCTCGCGTTCGTTTTCGGGGCGACCATTCTCCTCAACCTCCTGATGGAGGGGCTCGCGGTCGCGAGTGTCCTGACCCCGGTGTTGGTCTCCTACGCCTCGGGTACGGGCCTGCCGCTCACCCCGGTCGTGATGACCGAGGCCCTCGCCCTGGGGACCTACTTCTTCCCGTACCAGTCGGCCGTCCTCGTCGCGATCCTCGCACAGGACGGCGTCGAGGCGGGCGATCTGATCCGCGTAACGGTCGCCTGCTCGCTGGCGACGATCCTCCTCTTGCTCCCGATCCAGTTCGGGCTCTTCTCGATCCTGTACTGA
- a CDS encoding aminopeptidase yields the protein MDPRIREHAETIVDHSTDIAEGDDVIVSAPPVASDLVVALFEVLGDRGANPVSLNADERAKRAFLRASEGFETPSHEQALMDETDAFIHLRATENATETGDVDPETTAAYSVAQQPIREERLSKRWCLTQFPAPANAQLAGMSTEAYENFVWDAINKDWGAQREFQDQMVEILDPAEEVRIVSGEGTDVTMSVAGNTTLNDYGEKNLPGGEVFTAPVPDSVEGSVFFDKPLYHQGREITDVALEFAGGEVVSHSAGQNEDLLTEVLSTDEGARRLGELGIGMNRDIDRFTYNMLFDEKMGDTVHMAVGMAYDDCVGEGGEVNESAVHVDMIVDMGAESRIEVDGEVVQRNGTFRFEDGFEA from the coding sequence ATGGATCCGCGAATCCGCGAACACGCAGAGACCATCGTCGACCATTCCACCGATATCGCCGAGGGCGACGACGTGATCGTCAGCGCACCCCCCGTCGCGAGCGACCTCGTGGTCGCGCTCTTCGAGGTGCTCGGGGATCGCGGTGCGAACCCGGTCTCGCTCAACGCCGACGAGCGCGCAAAACGCGCCTTCCTGCGTGCTTCCGAGGGGTTCGAGACGCCGAGCCACGAGCAGGCGCTGATGGACGAAACCGACGCGTTCATCCACCTGCGTGCGACCGAGAACGCCACCGAGACCGGCGACGTCGACCCCGAGACGACCGCCGCCTACTCGGTGGCCCAACAGCCGATTCGGGAGGAACGCCTCTCGAAGCGCTGGTGTCTCACGCAGTTCCCCGCGCCCGCGAACGCCCAACTCGCGGGCATGAGCACCGAAGCCTACGAGAACTTCGTCTGGGACGCGATCAACAAGGACTGGGGGGCCCAGCGGGAGTTCCAGGACCAGATGGTCGAGATCCTCGACCCTGCAGAGGAGGTCCGGATCGTCTCGGGCGAGGGCACCGACGTGACGATGAGCGTCGCGGGCAACACCACGCTCAACGACTACGGCGAGAAGAACCTCCCTGGGGGTGAGGTCTTCACAGCCCCTGTGCCCGACAGCGTCGAGGGAAGCGTCTTCTTCGACAAGCCCCTGTACCACCAGGGCCGCGAGATCACCGATGTCGCCCTCGAGTTCGCGGGCGGCGAGGTCGTTTCCCACTCGGCCGGGCAGAACGAGGACCTGCTGACGGAGGTGCTTTCCACCGACGAGGGTGCTCGCCGACTCGGGGAACTGGGTATCGGGATGAACCGCGACATCGACCGGTTTACCTACAACATGCTGTTCGACGAGAAGATGGGCGACACCGTCCACATGGCTGTCGGGATGGCCTACGACGACTGCGTCGGCGAGGGGGGCGAGGTCAACGAGAGCGCGGTCCACGTCGACATGATCGTCGACATGGGCGCCGAGTCGCGAATCGAGGTCGACGGCGAGGTCGTCCAGCGAAACGGTACCTTCCGATTCGAAGACGGGTTCGAGGCCTGA